The following are encoded together in the Ignavibacteriales bacterium genome:
- the sufC gene encoding Fe-S cluster assembly ATPase SufC yields the protein MKMLSVKDLFVNVEGKEILRGINLEIKAGEVHAIMGPNGSGKSTLANVLAGKPGYEIVSGEVIFEGKNLLELNPEERAHEGIFLAFQYPVEIPGISNATFLKTALNEIRKHKGLEELDAMEFLTLIKEKMKVVNMDQSLISRPVNQGFSGGEKKKNEIFQLAVLDPKLAILDETDSGLDIDALKVVANGVNVFKEQSKEKSVVVVTHYQRLLDFIVPDFVHVLYKGKIVKSGGKELAFELEEKGYDWVKDEEIITQTV from the coding sequence ATAAAAATGTTATCAGTTAAAGATCTGTTCGTTAATGTTGAAGGAAAAGAAATATTACGCGGAATAAATTTAGAAATAAAAGCTGGCGAAGTTCATGCCATAATGGGACCTAACGGTTCCGGTAAAAGTACACTCGCTAATGTTCTTGCAGGAAAACCAGGATACGAAATTGTTTCCGGAGAAGTTATTTTTGAAGGAAAGAACCTGCTGGAATTAAATCCTGAAGAAAGAGCACACGAAGGAATTTTCCTTGCGTTTCAATATCCCGTGGAAATTCCGGGAATAAGTAACGCAACATTTCTTAAAACTGCGTTGAATGAAATTCGCAAGCACAAAGGTTTGGAAGAACTGGATGCTATGGAGTTCCTAACTCTTATCAAAGAAAAAATGAAAGTCGTTAATATGGATCAATCGCTGATAAGCAGACCAGTTAACCAGGGATTTTCCGGCGGCGAAAAAAAGAAAAATGAAATCTTTCAGCTTGCGGTATTAGATCCTAAACTTGCAATCCTAGATGAAACAGACTCAGGTCTGGACATTGATGCCTTAAAAGTTGTAGCAAATGGTGTTAATGTTTTCAAAGAACAGAGTAAGGAAAAATCTGTGGTTGTTGTTACACACTATCAGCGGCTACTTGATTTTATTGTCCCGGATTTTGTTCACGTTCTTTATAAAGGGAAAATCGTAAAATCGGGTGGTAAAGAATTAGCGTTTGAGCTTGAGGAGAAAGGTTACGACTGGGTTAAGGATGAAGAAATTATTACTCAAACGGTTTAA